Proteins from a single region of Alphaproteobacteria bacterium:
- a CDS encoding DUF4350 domain-containing protein, with translation MTSWLWCYADRLSARPGESVGLHIAGTGGRCSIEITREAGGRRQVRRIEGIAIAPHAVPDKVHVAGCGWPETMRLTVPADWQSGYYDIVLRADDGATARHMLVVKAAKPTAPAAIVLATNTYQAYNWWGGANTYTWVGGPHPAREPAEAERVVAGVLSAERPFSAGLLRPRSPTHRIATKRRRDFGERPFGGEVSDEIKAGGNGWDCPAGYLDKWEHAFTAWAEGAGYALDYLTDSDLDAEPRALEGYRAVIVVGHSEYWSFNQRAEVERFVDDGGRLAIFSGNTCYWQCRWEDGGRRFVAHKGRAEDDDELAADPARRHLTSGLWSSPWVGRPEASLTGLSFLFGGYHRFANCVGRGVAGYTVWREDHWALKDADLYWGDVFGDDCRLVAYENDGCAFTIGDDGLPRAVARLGVPADLEIICTAPATLAEPEHAPYKRLVPPEAWPTLTRAYAGFDSPANRARMMRGHAVMASFSRGKGEVFNGGTTEWAYGLASGNPFVEQITRNVLDRYFLPLEGEGGA, from the coding sequence ATGACATCCTGGCTTTGGTGCTACGCCGACCGCTTGAGCGCCCGGCCTGGCGAAAGCGTCGGCCTGCATATCGCCGGCACGGGCGGACGCTGCTCGATCGAGATCACGCGCGAGGCAGGCGGGCGGCGCCAGGTGCGGCGCATCGAGGGCATCGCCATCGCGCCGCATGCCGTGCCTGACAAGGTGCACGTCGCGGGATGCGGTTGGCCCGAGACGATGCGGCTCACCGTGCCGGCCGACTGGCAAAGCGGCTACTACGACATCGTTCTGCGCGCCGACGACGGCGCCACGGCGCGCCACATGCTGGTGGTAAAGGCGGCGAAGCCGACGGCGCCGGCGGCCATCGTGCTCGCGACCAACACCTACCAGGCCTACAACTGGTGGGGCGGTGCCAACACCTATACCTGGGTCGGCGGCCCGCATCCGGCGCGCGAGCCGGCCGAGGCCGAGCGCGTCGTGGCCGGCGTGCTGTCGGCCGAGCGGCCATTCTCCGCCGGGCTGCTGCGGCCGCGCTCGCCGACCCATCGCATCGCCACCAAGCGCCGCCGCGATTTCGGTGAGCGGCCCTTCGGCGGCGAGGTCAGCGACGAGATCAAGGCCGGCGGCAATGGCTGGGACTGCCCGGCCGGCTATCTCGACAAATGGGAGCACGCCTTCACCGCCTGGGCCGAGGGCGCCGGCTATGCGCTCGATTATCTCACCGATTCCGATCTCGACGCCGAGCCGCGCGCGCTGGAGGGCTATCGCGCCGTCATCGTCGTCGGCCATTCCGAGTACTGGAGCTTCAACCAGCGCGCCGAGGTCGAGCGCTTCGTCGATGACGGCGGCCGGCTTGCGATCTTCTCCGGCAATACCTGCTACTGGCAGTGCCGCTGGGAGGACGGCGGGCGCCGCTTCGTCGCCCACAAGGGCCGCGCCGAGGACGATGATGAGCTGGCCGCCGACCCGGCGCGCCGGCATCTCACCTCGGGGCTGTGGTCGAGCCCGTGGGTCGGCCGGCCGGAGGCGTCGCTCACCGGGCTGTCGTTCCTGTTCGGCGGCTATCACCGCTTCGCCAATTGCGTCGGCCGCGGCGTCGCCGGCTACACGGTATGGCGCGAGGATCACTGGGCGCTGAAGGACGCCGATCTCTACTGGGGCGACGTGTTCGGCGACGATTGCCGGCTGGTCGCCTACGAGAACGACGGCTGCGCCTTCACCATCGGCGACGACGGCCTGCCGCGCGCCGTCGCCCGGCTGGGCGTGCCCGCCGATCTGGAGATCATCTGCACCGCGCCCGCGACCCTGGCCGAGCCCGAGCACGCGCCCTACAAGCGCCTGGTACCGCCCGAGGCGTGGCCGACCTTGACGCGCGCCTATGCCGGCTTCGACTCGCCCGCCAACCGCGCGCGCATGATGCGCGGGCATGCGGTGATGGCGTCGTTCAGCCGCGGCAAGGGCGAGGTGTTCAACGGCGGCACCACCGAGTGGGCCTACGGCCTGGCGTCAGGCAATCCCTTCGTCGAGCAGATCACGCGCAACGTGCTGGACCGGTATTTCCTTCCCCTGGAGGGGGAAGGTGGCGCGTAG
- a CDS encoding PAS domain-containing protein: MSELEALIAEAISSGRYRDAAEAAGHLARLLKGGGVGLDSESELSRLIDGIGEGFYALDSAFRIVRYNEAASRHFGLPAEAVLGRVLWDVFPSATDTELGKLFRRTMASRATVISETQSVLIYGRWLAYRLFPLGEGMGVVFRDVTDRKTVEEDRELLINELNHRVKNTLATVQSMARQTLTGRGVPLAVQRGFEARLQALGNVHTLLTERNWEGAGLREVIEVSLRPYGVADRARFALEGPDFRLRPKSAVALSLALNELGTNAAKYGALSADSGRVALAWRIAGEGFGLRWQESGGPPVRPPARRGFGTRLIERGLAAELRGRVKIEYRTEGVVCTIEAPLDSLREEGSA; the protein is encoded by the coding sequence ATGTCCGAGCTCGAGGCGCTGATCGCTGAGGCGATCTCGTCCGGTCGCTACCGCGACGCGGCGGAGGCGGCCGGCCATCTTGCGCGCCTGCTGAAGGGCGGCGGCGTCGGGCTCGACAGCGAGAGCGAGCTGAGCCGCCTGATCGACGGCATCGGCGAGGGCTTCTACGCGCTCGACAGCGCCTTTCGCATCGTGCGCTACAACGAGGCCGCCTCGCGCCATTTCGGCCTGCCGGCCGAGGCGGTGCTGGGCCGCGTGCTGTGGGACGTCTTCCCCTCGGCCACCGACACCGAGCTGGGCAAGCTGTTCCGCCGCACCATGGCCTCGCGCGCCACCGTGATCTCCGAGACGCAGTCGGTGCTGATCTATGGCCGCTGGCTGGCCTACCGGCTGTTCCCGCTGGGCGAGGGCATGGGCGTGGTGTTCCGCGACGTCACCGACCGCAAGACGGTCGAGGAGGATCGCGAGCTCTTGATCAACGAGCTCAACCACCGGGTCAAGAACACGCTGGCCACCGTGCAGTCGATGGCGCGCCAGACGCTGACCGGCCGTGGCGTGCCGCTGGCGGTGCAGCGCGGCTTCGAGGCCAGGCTGCAGGCGCTGGGCAACGTCCACACCCTGCTCACCGAGCGCAACTGGGAGGGCGCAGGCCTGCGCGAGGTGATCGAGGTGTCGCTGCGGCCATACGGCGTCGCCGACCGGGCGCGCTTCGCTCTCGAGGGCCCCGATTTCCGCCTGCGGCCCAAGAGCGCCGTCGCGCTGTCCCTGGCGCTGAACGAGCTGGGCACCAATGCCGCCAAGTACGGCGCGCTGTCGGCGGACAGCGGCCGCGTCGCGCTCGCCTGGCGGATCGCCGGCGAGGGCTTCGGCCTGCGCTGGCAGGAAAGCGGCGGCCCGCCGGTCAGGCCGCCGGCGCGCCGCGGCTTCGGCACGCGGCTGATCGAGCGCGGGCTGGCGGCGGAGTTGCGCGGGCGGGTGAAGATCGAGTACCGAACGGAGGGCGTCGTCTGCACGATCGAGGCGCCGCTCGATTCCCTGCGCGAGGAGGGCTCAGCTTGA
- a CDS encoding acyl-CoA/acyl-ACP dehydrogenase, giving the protein MAEMLEEHRMLRDVVAKFVDNELMPLEKNVLAREIAGQKISLTEEEEAPLLKKCRELGLWALDAPEEIGGANLPAVALMPINEELGRTCVPFTFPPDSPNLHMLMAVASPEQKIRYMNPYAAGEAHSAIAISEPGAGGDPAGMTTRATQDGDSWVINGRKIWISRVPYADFTIVMARTGSEGRHAGVTAFIVEKGTPGFIVAREIPMLGGQRTYEVVFENCRVANEQVLGRIGQGFAPMQLRLTIRRLQMGAWCTGMARRALEMMCSHAKQRVTFGQKLADRQAIQWWIAEAATQIHACRLMVMDAAAKLDDGRDVRTEASMIKVFATEMATSVIDHAMQTYGAMGVTKELPLQLMMQKVRTMRVYEGPSEVHRMVIARRTLEAVK; this is encoded by the coding sequence ATGGCCGAGATGCTCGAAGAACACAGGATGCTGCGCGACGTGGTGGCGAAGTTCGTCGACAACGAGCTGATGCCGCTGGAGAAGAACGTGCTCGCGCGCGAGATCGCCGGCCAGAAGATCTCGCTGACCGAGGAGGAGGAGGCGCCGCTGCTGAAGAAGTGCCGCGAGCTCGGCCTGTGGGCGCTCGACGCGCCGGAGGAGATCGGCGGCGCCAACCTGCCGGCTGTCGCCCTGATGCCGATCAACGAGGAGCTCGGCCGCACCTGCGTGCCGTTCACCTTCCCGCCGGATTCGCCCAACCTGCACATGCTGATGGCGGTGGCCAGTCCGGAGCAGAAGATCCGCTACATGAATCCCTACGCCGCGGGCGAGGCGCACTCGGCGATCGCCATCTCCGAGCCGGGCGCCGGCGGCGACCCCGCCGGCATGACCACGCGCGCGACGCAGGACGGCGATTCCTGGGTGATCAACGGGCGCAAGATCTGGATCAGCCGCGTTCCCTACGCCGATTTCACCATCGTCATGGCGCGCACCGGCAGCGAAGGCCGCCACGCCGGCGTCACCGCCTTCATCGTCGAGAAGGGCACGCCGGGCTTCATCGTCGCGCGCGAGATCCCGATGCTGGGCGGCCAGCGCACCTACGAGGTGGTGTTCGAGAACTGCCGCGTGGCCAACGAGCAGGTGCTGGGCCGTATCGGCCAGGGCTTCGCGCCGATGCAGCTGCGGCTCACCATCCGCCGCCTGCAGATGGGCGCCTGGTGCACCGGCATGGCGCGGCGCGCGCTGGAGATGATGTGCAGCCACGCCAAGCAGCGCGTCACCTTCGGCCAGAAGCTCGCCGACCGCCAGGCCATCCAGTGGTGGATCGCCGAGGCCGCGACCCAGATCCACGCCTGCCGCCTGATGGTGATGGACGCCGCCGCCAAGCTCGACGACGGCCGCGACGTGCGCACCGAGGCCTCGATGATCAAGGTCTTCGCCACCGAGATGGCGACCTCGGTGATCGACCACGCCATGCAGACCTACGGCGCCATGGGCGTCACCAAGGAGCTGCCGCTGCAGCTGATGATGCAGAAGGTGCGGACGATGCGGGTCTACGAGGGCCCCAGCGAGGTCCACCGCATGGTGATCGCGCGCCGCACCCTGGAGGCGGTGAAGTAG
- a CDS encoding response regulator: MTTGSRKRRVLIVEDEMLVAMLVEDILDELGLEVAGICGHLDEALKLAAGEAVDFVLLDVNLDGKRSFPVADILRARNIPFAFATGYGGKVLEDQYAGVPTLNKPFMFGDLKQVLEKAGVI, encoded by the coding sequence TTGACCACCGGCTCCCGCAAGCGCCGCGTGCTGATCGTCGAGGACGAGATGCTGGTGGCCATGCTGGTCGAGGACATCCTCGACGAGCTCGGCCTGGAGGTGGCGGGGATCTGCGGTCATCTCGACGAGGCGCTGAAGCTGGCCGCCGGCGAGGCGGTCGATTTCGTGCTGCTCGACGTCAACCTCGACGGCAAGCGCAGCTTCCCGGTCGCCGACATCCTGCGCGCCCGCAACATCCCCTTCGCCTTCGCCACCGGCTACGGCGGCAAGGTGCTCGAGGACCAGTACGCCGGGGTGCCGACGCTCAACAAGCCGTTCATGTTCGGCGATCTGAAGCAGGTGCTGGAGAAGGCCGGGGTGATTTGA
- a CDS encoding TauD/TfdA family dioxygenase produces MEVKKLAGALGAEVGGVRLKSVQDNRTWAEINRAFLDHKVLVFRDQNLSPDDIMAVGGRFGEPTYYPFVTGMDGYPYIFEVIKEPAETRNFGGGWHSDTTYLQKPPLATLLYAVETPQSGGDTVFADTAAAYDTLSAGMKRLIDPLKGIYSAGLKRSGGRANISRQVGGMKIRNAEQADSYEAIHPIARTHPGTGRKALYVSKGHTICIEGMSEDESRPLIDYLAEHSTRLEFTCRVRWEPGTLTVWDNRCTQHNAINDYHGQRRRMQRLTVGAEVPA; encoded by the coding sequence ATCGAGGTAAAGAAGCTGGCGGGCGCGCTGGGCGCCGAGGTGGGCGGCGTCAGGCTGAAGTCGGTGCAGGACAACCGCACCTGGGCCGAGATCAACCGCGCCTTCCTCGACCACAAGGTGCTGGTGTTCCGCGACCAGAATCTCAGCCCCGACGACATCATGGCCGTGGGCGGCCGCTTCGGCGAGCCGACCTACTACCCGTTCGTCACCGGCATGGATGGCTATCCCTACATCTTCGAGGTCATCAAGGAGCCCGCCGAGACGCGCAATTTCGGCGGCGGCTGGCACTCCGACACGACCTATCTTCAGAAGCCGCCGCTGGCGACGTTGCTCTACGCCGTGGAGACGCCGCAATCCGGCGGCGACACGGTGTTCGCCGATACCGCGGCGGCCTACGACACGCTGAGCGCGGGCATGAAGCGCCTGATCGATCCGCTCAAGGGCATCTACAGCGCCGGCCTGAAGCGCTCCGGCGGCCGCGCCAACATCTCCCGCCAGGTCGGCGGCATGAAGATCCGGAATGCCGAGCAGGCCGACAGCTACGAGGCGATCCATCCCATCGCGCGCACCCATCCCGGCACCGGCCGCAAGGCATTGTACGTCAGCAAGGGCCACACGATCTGCATCGAGGGCATGAGCGAGGACGAAAGCCGGCCGCTGATCGACTACCTCGCCGAGCACTCGACGCGGCTGGAGTTCACCTGCCGCGTGCGCTGGGAGCCGGGAACGCTCACGGTCTGGGACAACCGCTGCACCCAGCACAACGCGATCAACGACTATCACGGGCAACGGCGGCGCATGCAGCGGCTGACGGTGGGCGCCGAAGTGCCGGCCTGA
- a CDS encoding DUF1772 domain-containing protein — protein sequence MPTSLALISAAMFTGAAFYVSVGEQPARLNLDDRAALMQWQPAYRRGYAMQGPLAAIAFALGVVAWWDMGGLQDARAWRWLAGALVMLANWPYTLLVMAPLNKKLMAMTEADASPATTDMIRRWGTLHAVRTVLGVIGTAFFFWASYR from the coding sequence CTGCCGACGTCCCTCGCCCTGATCTCCGCCGCCATGTTCACCGGCGCGGCGTTCTACGTCAGCGTCGGCGAGCAGCCGGCGCGGCTGAACCTCGACGACCGCGCCGCGCTGATGCAGTGGCAGCCGGCCTATCGCCGCGGCTACGCCATGCAGGGGCCGCTGGCCGCGATCGCCTTCGCGCTGGGCGTGGTGGCGTGGTGGGACATGGGCGGCCTGCAGGACGCGCGCGCCTGGCGCTGGCTGGCCGGCGCGCTGGTGATGCTGGCCAACTGGCCCTACACCCTGCTCGTCATGGCGCCGCTCAACAAGAAGCTGATGGCGATGACCGAGGCCGACGCCAGCCCCGCCACGACCGACATGATCCGCCGCTGGGGCACGCTGCATGCGGTGCGCACGGTGCTGGGCGTGATCGGCACCGCCTTCTTCTTCTGGGCATCGTACCGGTAG
- a CDS encoding amidohydrolase family protein gives MHDLVIRGGTVIDGSGAPSRTADVAVAGGVIAAVGRDVGAARHVVDADGLLVTPGFVDIHTHYDGQATWDPYLTPSSWHGVTTAVFGNCGVGFAPVRPGSTDYLINLMEGVEDIPGTVLAEGVSFDWESFPQYLDALAAMPRVIDIGAQVPHAALRFYVMGERGAEHAEAPSETEMERMGVLLEESLKAGALGFTTSRTTKHKARDGRLTPSLSAREPELFALARAMKRAGRGVLEVNSDFGPGEFEALRAAAAISGRPLSCLLVQVQAEPNLWRETLAQIHAARADGLEANAQVGSRAIGVLMGLDTSVHPFLISDAWRSLAKLPHAERVARLKADAELRRALIAPPPEGKVARLGITLDRVYPLGERPDYEPDASMSVAAQAQRAGRDARELALELLLADDGSGLLMHPFENYSGGDLEVVREMLTDAATVIGVADGGAHVGTICDASSPTTLLSHWGRDRSRGQRLPLEFLVKRQTRDTAMAYGLSDRGLLAPGLKADINVIEFDRLRVLKPKVAYDLPAGGKRLVQRAEGYRHVFVAGSETLRDDEHTGALPGRLVR, from the coding sequence ATGCATGATCTGGTGATCCGCGGTGGCACGGTGATCGACGGCAGCGGTGCGCCCTCGCGCACGGCCGATGTCGCGGTCGCGGGTGGCGTGATTGCCGCCGTCGGCCGGGATGTCGGCGCGGCGAGGCACGTGGTCGACGCCGACGGCCTGCTGGTGACGCCGGGCTTCGTCGACATCCACACCCACTACGACGGCCAGGCGACCTGGGATCCGTATCTCACGCCATCCTCGTGGCACGGCGTGACCACGGCGGTGTTCGGCAATTGCGGCGTCGGCTTCGCGCCGGTGCGGCCGGGCAGCACCGATTACCTGATCAACCTGATGGAAGGCGTCGAGGATATCCCCGGCACCGTGCTGGCCGAGGGCGTGTCGTTCGACTGGGAATCCTTCCCGCAATATCTCGACGCGCTGGCCGCCATGCCGCGCGTTATCGACATCGGTGCCCAGGTGCCGCACGCGGCGCTGCGCTTCTACGTCATGGGCGAGCGCGGTGCGGAGCATGCCGAGGCGCCGAGCGAAACCGAGATGGAACGCATGGGCGTCCTGCTGGAGGAATCGCTGAAGGCCGGCGCGCTGGGCTTCACCACCTCGCGCACCACCAAGCACAAGGCACGCGACGGAAGGCTCACGCCCAGCCTCTCGGCGCGCGAGCCCGAGCTCTTCGCCTTGGCGCGTGCCATGAAGCGCGCCGGGCGCGGCGTGCTGGAGGTGAACTCCGATTTCGGGCCGGGCGAGTTCGAGGCGCTGCGCGCCGCGGCGGCGATCTCCGGCCGGCCGCTGTCGTGCCTGCTGGTGCAGGTGCAGGCCGAGCCCAATCTGTGGCGCGAGACCCTGGCGCAGATCCACGCCGCGCGCGCCGATGGCCTGGAGGCCAACGCCCAGGTCGGCTCGCGCGCCATCGGCGTGCTGATGGGGCTCGACACCTCGGTGCATCCGTTCCTGATCAGCGACGCCTGGAGATCGCTGGCGAAGCTGCCGCATGCCGAGCGCGTGGCGCGTCTGAAGGCCGACGCCGAACTGCGCCGCGCGCTGATCGCGCCGCCGCCCGAGGGCAAGGTGGCGCGGCTGGGCATCACGCTGGACCGCGTCTATCCGCTGGGCGAGCGGCCCGACTACGAGCCGGACGCCAGCATGAGCGTCGCGGCGCAGGCCCAACGCGCCGGCCGCGACGCGCGCGAGCTGGCGCTCGAGCTGCTGCTGGCCGACGACGGCAGCGGCCTGCTGATGCATCCCTTCGAGAACTACAGCGGCGGCGATCTCGAGGTGGTGCGCGAGATGCTGACCGACGCGGCCACCGTGATCGGCGTCGCCGATGGCGGCGCGCATGTCGGCACGATCTGCGATGCCAGTTCGCCCACGACCCTGCTGAGCCATTGGGGCCGCGACCGCAGTCGCGGGCAGAGGCTGCCGCTGGAGTTCCTGGTGAAGCGCCAGACGCGCGACACGGCGATGGCCTATGGCCTGTCCGACCGCGGCCTGCTGGCGCCGGGCCTGAAGGCTGACATCAACGTCATCGAGTTCGATCGCCTGCGCGTGCTGAAGCCGAAGGTTGCCTACGACCTGCCGGCCGGCGGCAAGCGCCTGGTGCAGCGCGCCGAAGGCTATCGCCACGTCTTCGTCGCCGGCAGCGAGACGCTGCGCGACGACGAGCACACCGGCGCCCTGCCGGGCCGGCTGGTTCGCTAG
- a CDS encoding isocitrate lyase/PEP mutase family protein, with amino-acid sequence MNWTDRRRRFRAILAGERCVHPGSVVDAISARIAEDLGFEVGMFAGSTASLTVLGAPDLIVLTLTEFAAQAYRINRAGNLPLLVDADHGYGNALNVQRTVQELETAGVAALSIEDTLLPRAYGETQPTLISIEEGIGKMKGALAGRQDPDLVICGRTSAVQITSVEDCIARCRAYEAAGVDALFLVGLRTRAQLEAIAAATTLPLVMGGGGPELSDRDYLASKRVRVALQGHQPIMAAIQATYATLKALRDGTPPGKLTGLAPPDLMKRVTRDADYERWTKEFLG; translated from the coding sequence ATGAACTGGACCGACCGGCGCCGGCGATTCCGCGCCATCCTCGCGGGCGAGCGCTGCGTGCATCCGGGCTCGGTGGTCGACGCGATCTCCGCGCGCATCGCCGAGGATCTCGGCTTCGAGGTCGGCATGTTCGCCGGCTCGACCGCCTCGCTCACCGTGCTGGGCGCGCCCGACCTGATCGTGCTGACCTTGACCGAGTTCGCCGCCCAGGCCTACCGCATCAACCGCGCCGGCAACCTGCCGCTGCTGGTCGACGCCGATCACGGCTATGGCAACGCGCTCAACGTCCAACGCACGGTGCAGGAGCTCGAGACCGCGGGCGTCGCCGCGCTCAGCATCGAGGACACGCTCTTGCCGCGTGCCTATGGCGAGACGCAGCCGACCTTGATCTCGATCGAGGAAGGAATCGGCAAGATGAAGGGCGCGCTCGCCGGCCGGCAGGATCCCGACCTGGTGATCTGCGGCCGCACCAGCGCCGTGCAGATCACCTCGGTCGAGGATTGCATCGCGCGCTGCAGGGCGTACGAGGCGGCGGGCGTCGATGCGCTGTTCCTCGTCGGCCTGCGCACCCGCGCGCAGCTCGAGGCGATCGCCGCCGCCACCACCCTGCCGCTGGTGATGGGCGGCGGCGGGCCCGAGCTGAGCGACCGCGACTATCTCGCCAGCAAGCGCGTGCGCGTGGCGCTGCAGGGCCACCAGCCGATCATGGCGGCGATCCAGGCGACCTACGCGACGCTCAAGGCGCTGCGCGACGGCACGCCGCCCGGCAAGCTCACCGGCCTCGCCCCGCCCGACCTGATGAAGCGCGTCACCCGCGACGCCGACTACGAGCGCTGGACGAAGGAGTTCTTGGGCTGA
- a CDS encoding acyl-CoA dehydrogenase family protein: protein MTLSMTDFARCHVAGRGFAASEDFPRDAWRALADAGLFRTGLPARFGGDGGGYADIARAEHDLAAHGGCVGFAMSWTGHQLVGRYFIAGFGSEEQKAALLPGLASGALTLAVAISEPGAGAHPKHLRTSATRDGDGFVIDGEKAYVTNGPLADAFIVLAITAVEAGRKRYSAFLVPRATSGLAILPMEPFGALRPSPHCRLRFDGCRVSAEAMLGPAHAAYEAMARPFRDVEDAVGASGSVGICGFVARALATASSDEAAAGEIAATLALMEQGARAAALSLDAPPAQFPAGALTIAIRLEAARLLQRLRSLRGGLDAAALREVDLALADIAFSQTIAQGPRQARLMRLGADFIAGS from the coding sequence ATGACCCTGTCCATGACCGACTTCGCCCGGTGCCACGTCGCCGGGCGTGGTTTCGCGGCGTCGGAGGACTTTCCGCGCGACGCCTGGCGCGCGCTCGCTGATGCGGGGCTGTTCCGCACAGGCCTGCCGGCGCGCTTCGGCGGCGATGGCGGCGGCTATGCCGACATCGCGCGCGCCGAGCACGACCTGGCGGCCCATGGCGGCTGCGTCGGCTTCGCCATGTCGTGGACCGGCCACCAGCTGGTCGGCCGTTACTTCATCGCCGGCTTCGGCAGCGAGGAGCAGAAGGCGGCGCTGCTGCCCGGCCTCGCATCCGGCGCGCTGACCCTGGCGGTGGCGATCTCCGAGCCCGGCGCCGGCGCGCATCCCAAGCATCTCAGGACGAGCGCGACGCGCGACGGCGACGGCTTCGTGATCGACGGCGAGAAGGCCTATGTCACCAACGGACCGCTGGCCGATGCCTTCATCGTGCTGGCGATCACCGCGGTCGAGGCGGGGCGCAAGCGCTACAGCGCCTTCCTTGTGCCGAGAGCCACGTCGGGACTTGCGATCCTGCCGATGGAGCCGTTTGGCGCGCTCCGGCCCTCGCCGCATTGCCGCCTGCGCTTCGACGGCTGTCGCGTTTCCGCCGAGGCGATGCTGGGGCCGGCGCACGCGGCCTACGAAGCGATGGCGCGGCCGTTCCGCGACGTCGAGGACGCGGTCGGCGCCTCGGGCAGCGTCGGCATCTGCGGCTTCGTCGCCCGTGCGCTGGCCACGGCGAGCAGCGACGAGGCCGCGGCGGGCGAGATCGCCGCGACGCTGGCGCTGATGGAGCAGGGCGCGCGCGCCGCGGCGCTCTCGCTCGACGCGCCGCCCGCCCAGTTCCCGGCCGGCGCGCTCACCATCGCCATCCGGCTCGAGGCGGCGCGCTTGCTGCAGCGCTTGCGCAGCTTGCGCGGCGGGCTCGACGCCGCCGCGCTGCGCGAGGTCGACCTGGCGCTGGCCGATATCGCCTTTTCCCAGACCATCGCGCAGGGTCCGCGACAGGCGCGCCTGATGCGCCTGGGCGCGGACTTCATCGCGGGCTCCTGA
- a CDS encoding 2-dehydropantoate 2-reductase, producing the protein MGKRIAVVGVGALGGYVGGYLAQNGHDVTLIDMWPENIEAIRKRGLMLDGVTPEEKFTVTKARTMHITELQDLSRQKPIDIAFVAVKSYDTEWATAMIRQYLSPDGYVVSLQNCLNEERIAGMVGWGKTVGMVASLISVDMYEPATIRRTVAKGGDKHTVFRVGEVHGRITKRVEELREMVGMIDSAKTTTNLWGERWSKLCQNGMKNGVSAATGLTGSDCDRNDTIRRFSIQLGGEAVRVGQALGYHIEKIGKLDPETLARASENDKAALDEIESILRPGSNVNPNPRADIQRPSMAQDIRKGRRTEIEFMNGYIAERGDYIGVKAPAHVKLTEIVKKVERQQIKAAPALLGG; encoded by the coding sequence ATGGGCAAGCGGATCGCGGTGGTCGGCGTCGGCGCGCTGGGCGGCTATGTCGGCGGCTATCTGGCGCAGAACGGGCACGACGTGACCCTGATCGACATGTGGCCGGAGAACATCGAGGCGATCCGCAAGCGCGGCCTGATGCTCGACGGCGTGACGCCCGAGGAGAAGTTCACGGTCACCAAGGCCAGGACCATGCACATCACCGAGCTGCAGGATCTTTCCCGCCAGAAGCCGATCGACATCGCCTTCGTCGCGGTGAAGTCCTACGACACCGAATGGGCGACGGCGATGATCCGCCAGTATCTCTCGCCCGATGGCTATGTGGTCTCGCTGCAGAACTGCCTCAACGAGGAGCGCATCGCCGGCATGGTCGGCTGGGGCAAGACCGTGGGCATGGTCGCCTCGCTGATCTCGGTCGACATGTACGAGCCGGCCACCATCCGCCGCACCGTGGCCAAGGGCGGCGACAAGCACACGGTGTTCCGCGTCGGCGAGGTGCATGGCCGCATCACCAAACGCGTCGAGGAGCTGCGCGAGATGGTCGGCATGATCGACAGCGCCAAGACCACGACCAACCTGTGGGGCGAGCGCTGGTCCAAGCTGTGCCAGAACGGCATGAAGAACGGCGTCTCGGCGGCGACCGGCCTGACCGGCTCCGACTGCGATCGCAACGACACCATCCGCCGCTTCTCAATCCAGCTCGGCGGCGAGGCGGTGCGCGTCGGCCAGGCGCTGGGCTACCACATCGAGAAGATCGGCAAGCTCGATCCCGAGACCCTGGCCAGGGCCTCGGAGAACGACAAGGCGGCGCTCGACGAGATCGAGTCGATCCTGCGCCCGGGCTCGAACGTCAATCCCAACCCGCGCGCCGACATCCAGCGCCCGTCGATGGCCCAGGACATCCGCAAGGGCCGCCGCACCGAGATCGAGTTCATGAACGGCTACATCGCCGAACGCGGCGACTACATCGGCGTCAAGGCGCCGGCGCACGTCAAGCTGACCGAGATCGTCAAGAAGGTCGAACGCCAGCAGATCAAGGCCGCCCCCGCCCTGCTGGGCGGCTAG